The following is a genomic window from Carassius gibelio isolate Cgi1373 ecotype wild population from Czech Republic chromosome B7, carGib1.2-hapl.c, whole genome shotgun sequence.
GCTTCATCCtgtgactagagtaatgatgctaaaaattacatttgaaatcaaaataacttacattttaaaatatattcaagtagaaaacagttattttagatactcaaaatattcaaaattttactgttttgcagtactttggatcaaataaatgcaggctttgtgAACAGAAGAGAACGTTTAGTGTATAGGCAACGTTATATTTTCTctaatttatatcttttaattggctaatttatatattttaattggcTCAGTAATAATGACTTGTTAATGTTTATATACTACTATACAAcacttttttatcacataataaggcagagtagtttctatactgtaatcaATGCTATGCAAATTAAAACTgcaatttttatatactttatttattacctggagatgacttgaaaaacacaaataaaccatatattgatgcagtcatttttttttttttttacgtcttcgtgtttccaaaagtttcagtttttctgtcatttttcttATATCCCCCAATTAATCTATGCCCATGTTACTTAGTTTGTCTGTATTGTACACAGAACGTTTGCTCTTCAGCTCTCTCTGTGCACACTAGAGTCCGGGTCGTGTGGTTGGCGCTGTAGGAGTTGTTGGCTGTGCAGGTGAGGGTGGTGTTTTCTTCTGGACGGAGGCTGATGTTCAGGTGAGCTCCTCGAGTCTGGATCTGAGGAGCGCTCCAGCTGTAGGAGGGCTTGGGATCACCGGACGACAGACACTGAAGATCAAACACGCAGATGTTTTTTGATTGCAGCCAGGACTCACTGAACTCAATCTGAACATCTCTGACGAGCTCTGTAGGAGAATTAATGATATTAGCAGACTGATTCCCTCATGAAGCAACTTTTTAACTTTagttaaataatcataatcatgttCAACATCAGTTCTTTATACATTGCTTTAGAATTTGACAGCATCGGCAGAATAAATATCAAGTAATTAAACTCACCATGAACATGAAGCTCAATGaactttgttttatattgtgtAGATTTTCCTTCTGCAACAATAGAGAATCTTCCAGAATCCTGAAGTCTAAGGTCTGTTACTCTTACACTAATATTGTCCTTATACATCTTTAACCTTCCATTAAATAATTCAGATTTAGCTTTTTGTAAATCACTATTGCGATACTCAGCAAAAATAGTCTCATTATATTTCCACAGGGCTTCAAGACCATCTTTTGGATAATCAGCGATTAATTCCAGTGAGTCTCCAACAGCTTTACGCACAACATCTTCATCTGCATCAGAACATGAGCctataatacagaaaaaaaaggttataataTCACAAATTCATGTCGTATTTCTTTCACATTCAACATAAGACAATGTGTCCATcaacacacataaataaaaactagCTTGACAACAAGAAAAAAGGAACAGAAAGTTGACAGAATATAGATCAGCCGTGTAAAGAAGCTGACAGAGTTTAGGCTTCCGACCACCTCACACACATTACTCTGTCCTCACACACTGTCTTCTGGAGGAGCGCTCCACAGCACCGTCAGGATGAAACATGGCCAGATATCTGAACTGCATATTCAAGTCATGGCCTTTAATTGGGTTTGTAATGAACAATTAGGTCCATATACATGTATTTGGacactgacacaattttcatGATTTTGGCTTTATacagaattaaaacaaataaagaaagaaaaatttaaGTGCAGACTTTAATTCAAGGGTTTGAACATGAACATGACTTAGGAAAATGCTTAGGAATTACACCCATTTTTATAAACTCTTTCTTCCTTTAGTTTGGTCTTCAGCGAGTGAAATGCTGCTCAGTCGAGTTTAGATCAGGAGACTAACTTGGCCATTGCCCACTTTTTACCttcaaaaccaaaaaaatattttgggtaATCATCCATGTGTACTGTGAAGCCCCATCCAATCTTTGCTGCATTTGACTGAATCGGGTCAGAAAGTATATCCCTCTATTGGTTCAAGCCCAGTGCAGGTGATCTTTGGGCTCAGAGCAGGCTCTCTGTGAGCAAGCCAAACTATGGGACTGCCCACATTAAACCAAAGATGGCCCAGTGTGGGTAGATTTCTTCATTACCACTAGGGATGCTAAAGAATTTTAAGTTTCCTTAAGTAAAAACTTGTGGTAGAGAAAGTTGGCAAAGAAGAAAGGAAGACaaaggctgcatccgaaaactgaaaaatgctgccttcagagGATGCACTGCAAGGTGGGAGGGATTCAAAGTTAGCTTCAGTTCCTGTGACCTGAGATCTTTTTCAGTACCACCTCAgctgaggttccaagtgaaccgtaccattcactgcatttcgttgccttgtaccttacatgtgcagggacaataaagttgaatctaatctaatctagtcTAATCTAATCTAACTGTTACCAAAACGTGAGGTGTAAGCTCTGCTGATCACGGATTGGCCGGTGTGAATCGTCACTACCCGCGTCCCTGAAActgtgacacaaacacaacagaagagctagatttaaatcagcacagcaaGCGAAGGATCGAACGTAATTGTTTTGAACAATTGCaccttttttaacaaccaaaacATTTTGTTGTCTGTTGCGGAGGTACAGACGATCATctcgttgatagcagaggagcggaTCCAGGGAGAGCTTGATGGGGAGACgcagaatgaaaacattttttttttttttttaggaatcgTGGCAGTGCAACTATAATGACGTGAATAATCCCGTCTACTCTAAAGtgatactaaactgcagtggagaAGCTAACCATACTGAGCCGTGATGAGCTGAGTCAGCTCATCCAGTAGACAAGCATCATAAGACTATCTCTAAGTGAAGTAAAGGGCCAGTGCTGGCTTGATTGCAGGGTTTTATGTTGCCGAGCTCACCAGTGTTTTCTTTTTGCTCAGAATGTACTGAACTGTTGATTTGTGGACTCCTAATGTTCCTGTCATCTGTCCGATGGATTTGTTTGATTTTGAAGCCTAACAATTGTCTGTCTCACCTGCATGTGCTCCTTTAACTGCATGATGTGGTTCAGAGCAACAGCTTCCAAATGGAAATGGCAAACTTAGAATCAACTCCAGACCTTTTACCTGCTCAGTTCATGTAGAAATAATGAAGGAATAACCCAAATTTAACAGCTTTTGAGTCAATTGTCCGATTACGTATGGTCCCCTCAAAAAGGGGGGAGGTACATATTAAACCGCTGTAATTCCTTAACTTTTCCTCCAGTTTCGATgagaataccctcaaattaaatcTCAGAGTGTGTACTTTAAGCCCATATTATATAACTTTACattgaatacatttttgtcagcagctaaaataataaaaattgtgccTGTGTCCAAATATCTGCACAGTGACTTCTGATCTGTGTCTGTAtttgttaatttatgcagcttatgTCCATTCGTGCTCTTCTGAGTGATTCATAGTACTTCCACCCATCACACTGCacttcttattttaaatgtgtgagttttaattttaacatcTCATGTTAACCTCCACCACATCACTTCCACATCTGCATGTCTCTCTGTAAGCGTTAGACATTTTAATGACTTAATATTCTTCTTTCAAAGCACTAAATGGcaaatgaactttaaataatGCTCTAAAAATGCTCTATTGCAGCTAACCACCTTCGCTAAAGATAAGGCTTGAGGTTTCCTGAGCCAAACATTTCTCACAGATGAAACACTGACTGATGTGGCCTACATGTCCATCATAATTTGCCTtaatcagtaaaataaaaatacacaatactTTATCATTTCAAAACCACTGTAAGCATGCCTTGCATTAAACACATATAGTTTcatcataaacataaacatatttaattaattgaaaatatgaagagttcagatgcaaaagccatctgaaattttcaacgaaaattaggatttttatcaagctcctatatttatgttcagttatttcactttaatagcctggaaaacgAATGACTCAAcataagcataggagcttgataaaaatccaaattttagatgaacatttcacatggcacttagaggcttttacatctgaactcttcatatttatattcattcCCTACACAGGAATAGCTGTAGTCTATATCTCGAGTCACTCACCTCGGAGAAGGAAAACCAGGAGAACTCCTAAAACAGAGAAGCAGGACTCTTGAAAGTTGTTCATGTCCAGACGTCTAGACGACTGACTGAGGCATACGAGACAACACAGCAGAACGGAAGAGAGAAAATTAGACTTCCTctcaagtcaaaaaaaaaaaaaaaaaaggatgcgaAATAACACTAAAAGTGTCCTCTGTTCTCTGTGCAGCATTTCTTGGTTTTCTAGAAAGTGGAAGTGAAAGGTAAATGGATGGACTCGTGCACCACAAATATAATTATGTTCCCACAAAATCTTTGGGCCTTCCTGTGCAcccaatattttatttcagtttgaaaaGACTGTTAATGTGTCAATGTAAGTTAACCAGACATCTGCCCTCTGCTGGCTGGACATTGCTTTCTATTTAAAACGTTTATTTCAAGCAACATGTTTACGAAATACATAGCCTACTctgcagcaaaaataaataaataaataaataaaataaaataaaataaataaataagataataataatacaatcaaataaaataatagcatAATTTCCCTTGGGAACGATCACATACATTCTTATGGTTTCCACTACAAAAACCATTACAAACCGTCACCTTTTACCCATTAAGGCCATAAAAAAATCTGTAGTGTGTTTGGGACATTTCCATTAtaatttaatggttttaaaaagcCACCAATAGAAGGTGAATAATTACCAGTAGAAACCATGGTCCTTTACAGTTtccagtaaaaccattacaagtcccattataaccagtaaaaccattacaaatgatTTGATGGtttcaaatgttttgttgttgttgttgtttacagcAGTGTAGTTTTACTGTTGGATGTCTGATTTTTATTTCAATCTTTTAActagaatataaaatattattaccatcTTCAAGAATTAgctaaaaataaatctcttccatctttatttgatcctctGACTCTAGCACTCTCTAATCTAATTAtgttcttaaacacacacacacttttcccttttcatttgctgctttttttctaaaaaaaaaacaaaacaaaaactttctaatctttttcagttctatctgttttctttcctGTCTTCACAGAAGTTttgcgttcaaatatttcaactgaAATCAATATTTCGTGTTTAAGTATTTACTTATGGGGCAAGTAGCTGTATAATAAGCGgaataatgtacatccagctttGCGTCAGGGTCCTGATCTCCCTGTCagggtttattctgagataaGAGCATGAGCAGAACGTTGGCAATGTGTGTGTGACATCACAGTGACGCTCCACATTCAATTCAGTGTAACCCAGCGCTCGCACATCTCAATAATAACAATTACCAACTGCAGAACCGAAAAACCATTACGTCACAGCAGTCTGAGGCAGGAAGTGAGCAGTGTAAACGCAGAATAAACATCATGGCAGGCAACGTGGTAAAGACTAAGAAGCTGAAACTCATGCCATAAGAAGAGAACGCAGTAAGAAGTTAATGAGAACTAGCTACATTATCATGGTCTAGGAAGAGAACACAATTAAAAATTTGTCTGTGGTGTATTTAATTGTTGGattaatgttgtaaaaaaaatgtggctctaagcattttataaaagctCGTTGTGATGAAGGCACTTAAAGTTCCAGTATGCGACTTTTGTAATTgtccacaagagggcgcatttccaacaataacaaagacgaagcttgatgacgctatgaagcTGGTGATGATGGGAGATGTCTTTTTAAAtgcgttttcaccatagcaatgtatctaaattgcATAAACAAATCATGATCACAGATGAGGTAATTTATTCGGttttgtattacctgtatatctgatcgtattattttatgtcatcataattAATGACCTGCAAGGAATGTTATACTATATTATCCCgttacaacttacagctatttgttaaatgatttgttgggttaaagttgtgcagtgttacgtctttatggttaatgccgtgttgtttaacgtgctcaaactaatcgttctaaaagtaaatttgacgaacatttgcaagtaatgactaaatatatttttaacaacacatatccgattgtatttaattgtactgccataatctcggtcaccacacgtgataaaaatccttaccttagtacaaagagcaatataactttgtttataagtGCTATTATTGACAGTTGCATGTGTTGCAGGGAAACACA
Proteins encoded in this region:
- the LOC127962019 gene encoding uncharacterized protein LOC127962019 isoform X3 encodes the protein MNNFQESCFSVLGVLLVFLLRGSCSDADEDVVRKAVGDSLELIADYPKDGLEALWKYNETIFAEYRNSDLQKAKSELFNGRLKMYKDNISVRVTDLRLQDSGRFSIVAEGKSTQYKTKFIELHVHELVRDVQIEFSESWLQSKNICVFDLQCLSSGDPKPSYSWSAPQIQTRGAHLNISLRPEENTTLTCTANNSYSANHTTRTLVCTERAEDSSVLPEQDAGFPLEYWLIAVGAGVGVVVVVIFSTTLAVCCRRRTIKEKGESEAGITVYEDVNIDGPAKNRSESVANGMSIYETVKDTKPSQNLPQTLYDKINYQRHPAASTSTSAGTSCSFQEVLIGPP